The sequence CGTCGTAGGCGTCCTTGTCGAGGAACTTCTGCAGCGCGTCCTGGGCGATCGCGATATATGCATCACGGCTATGGCCGCTGCGCGCCACGCCAACGATGCGCACGTCCGGCGCGAGGAGCCCGTCCTGATGCAGGTGATAGAAGGCGGGCAAGAGCTTGCGCATCACCAGGTCGCCGGTGGCGCCAAAGAGGACGACGTCGAGTGCAGAAATCTGCGTCATGTTGGGGAACTCCCTCAGGCAAGGGGACGCCGCGCGAATAGGGGGGATTGCCTTGTGCGGGCGGGCGCGGGCGTCAGGAAACAGGGCAGAAAGTATACGAAGTAAAACTACATTCGTCCAAAACGGCCCCGGCGCGTCGCCAACATGAAAATCGCCGTGAAGGGCGGCCTCACCGCTTTGCGAGCTTCGCCGTGGCCGTAGCAATTCCCGTCAAGGCCGCATGGCGGGCGTAGCTTATTGATTCAGTGGGACTTCTTGCTGTGCAACAAAGTTCGTCGGGCGAACTTTGGAAAATTCTTGTGCTTCTGTTTGTAGCATTACTACAATCCGCGCCGGACTACCGTTTACCCTTACCTACACGATGAGCCTTCATCCCGGCCTGCTTCAGGTGACCGAGCGAATCCGCCGCCGCAGCGCGGCGCGGCGCGCGCGTTACTTGAGCCGACTGGCGTCCGCGCCGGGCGCGACCCGACGCTCGGAACTCTCGTGTACGAATCTCGCCCACGCCTTTGCAGCTTCGCCCAGCGCCGATCGCATCCTGATCAAGGAGCAGCGCCGGCCCAACCTGGGCATCGTCACCGCGTACAACGACATGCTGTCGGCCCACCAGCCGCTGCGCGACTACCCGGAATGGATCAAGGAAGCCGCGCGTGAAGCGGGCGCGACGGCGCAGGTGGCGGGCGGCGTGCCGGCGATGTGCGACGGCGTGACGCAGGGCCAGCCCGGCATGGAGCTGTCGCTCTTCTCGCGTGACGTGATCGCGATGTCGACGGCGATCGCCCTGACCCACAACATGTTCGACGCCGCGCTCTACCTGGGCGTGTGCGACAAGATCGTTCCCGGCCTGATGATCGGCGCCTTGCGCTTCGGCCATCTGCCCGCGGTCTTCGTGCCGGCTGGGCCGATGCCCAGCGGCATGCCCAACGAAGAGAAGTCCAAGGTCCGCCAGCGCTATGCCGCCGGCGAGATCGGCAAGGACGTGCTGCTGGAGGCCGAGTCGCGCGCCTACCATGCGGCCGGCACCTGCACTTTCTATGGCACCGCCAACAGCAACCAGATGCTGATGGAAGTGATGGGCCTGCATCTGCCCGGTGCGGCCTTCGTGCCTCCTGGAACCCCGCTGCGCCATGCGCTGACGCTGGCTGCAGGGCGTCGTGCGGCCGAACTCGCGCTGGCACCCGAAGGGGCTCGTGGCGTGGGCCACATGATCGACGAGCGTTCGATCGTCAACGCACTGGTCGGCCTGCTCGCGACCGGTGGCTCCACCAATCACACGCTGCACCTGGTGGCCATCGCGCATGCGGCGGGCATCGAGATCGACTGGGACGACTTCGACGACCTGTCGCGTGTCGTACCACTGCTGGCGCGCGTGTATCCGAACGGCTCGGCGGATGTGAACCAGTTCCACGCCGCGGGCGGCATGGCCTTCCTGATCCGGGAGTTGCGCGACGCAGGTCTGCTGCATGACGACGTCGCGACCATTGCCGGGGTGGGGCTGGACGCCTATACGAAGGCCCCAGCGCTGGATGCTTCCGGCCGGCTGGTGTGGGTCGATGCGCCGGGGCACTCGCTCGACGGCGACATCCTGCGTCCGGCCGACGATCCTTTCAGCGCGGACGGTGGCCTGCGGGTGCTGAAGGGGCGCCTGGGGCGTTCGGTGATCAAGGTTTCCGCAGTGAAGCCCGAGCATCGACTGGTCGAGGCCCCGGTGCGGGTCTTCGGTGACCAAGCCGAGGTTCAGGCGGCCGCCAAGCGGGGTGAGCTCGACCGCGACGTGATCGTGGTGGTGCGCTTCCAGGGGCCGCGCGCCAACGGCATGCCCGAGCTGCACAAGCTCACGCCCACACTGGCAAATCTGCAAGACAAAGGTTTCAAGGTCGCGTTGGTGACCGATGGTCGGATGTCCGGCGCCTCTGGCAAAGTGCCCGCGGCTATTCACGTGACTCCGGAGGCCGCCTGCGACGGGCCGATCGCGCGCTTGCGCGATGGCGACGTCGTGCGACTGGACGCCGTCGCAGGGGTGCTGGACCTGGTGGGCGCCGAGGATTTCGAGACGCGGGCGCCGGCCGAGACCAATCTGGAAACCAACGAGTGGGGCCTGGGGCGGGAGCTTTTCGGCGTTTTCCGCCGTGTCGCGGCGGGTGCCGAGGCCGGTGGTTCCGTATTCGGATTCGAGGACTAGCAGCTTATGAATCTCAAGGATGTTCTGCGCATCGGCCCGGTGATGCCGGTGATCGTGATCCACAAGCTGGAACACGCCGCACCTCTGGCCAAGGCCCTGATTGCAGGCGGCGTGCGGGTCTTTGAAGTCACCCTGCGCACCCCGGTTGCGCTGGACGCGGTCCGTGCAATGCGTGAGGCGGCGCCCGAGGCGATCGTCGGCGTGGGCACCGTCACGACGGCACGTGACCTGGAAGCTTCGCTTGCGGCCGGCGCGATGTTCGCGGTGAGTCCCGGTCTGACGCCGGACCTGGCGGAAGCCGCGCGGGGCCCCGCGGTCCCGCTGCTCCCCGGGGTGATGACACCTTCCGAACTGATGCATGCCCGCGAGCTCGGGTTCGACGCGCTGAAGTTTTTCCCCGCTCGCGAGGCGGGCGGCGTGGGCATGCTCCGGGCCTTCGCCGGCCCGTTCCCGGACGTGCTGTTCTGCCCCACGGGCGGCATCAGCGCAGAGACCGCAGGCTCTTACCTTGCGCTGCCCAATGTGGCCTGCGTCGGAGGGTCCTGGCTGGCGCCGGTGGATCTGTTGGAGCGGGGCGAGTGGGAGACGATCACCCGTCTGGCGCAGGAAGCGGCGGGGCTGACCGCGGGTTGACCCGGTCGGTGGCCGCGCGCCGGACGCGCGGGTAAAGAATGTAGGTGGCAGGAGGGGACGTGCTCCATGTAGGTAAAGAGAGCGCTCCAAAGACAAAGCGCGGCAAGCCGTGCAGCAAGCTCAGGGCGGGGTCGGGACGATGTCCCGGCCCCGACCCGACGACAAGCGATGCCGATCCGGCACCCAGGAGGAGTAGATGTACGTCAACACCGGTTTCAGTCGGCGCGTCGCGGCGCCGACCGCGCGAGCCCGCACCCAAGCGGTCTCGCTGCGTCAAAGCGTGTGGCAGCCCGCGCCCGGGTTCGCCATCGCGCGCGCATCTGCGCTACGCTCTGCGTCCGTTGTCTTGACACGCGTCGCTTCCGCAATGGGGCGGCTTAGCTCGCCGCGCGTCAACTGATCGCGACACCAAGAACAACTGATTCAAGCGGAGGCAGACAAAACATGGCTGGTTTGCAACTCAAGGGCGTCAAGAAATCCTTCGGGGAGGTCAAGACGCTCCACGGCATCGACCTTGAGATCAAGGACGGGGAGTTCGTCGTTTTCGTCGGGCCCTCGGGCTGTGGCAAGTCCACGCTGCTGCGTACCATCGCCGGCCTGGAAGACCTGAGCGACGGCCAGATCTCCATCGGTGGCAAGGAAGTCAGCCAGGAGCCGCCCTCCAAGCGCGGCGTGGCCATGGTGTTCCAGAGCTACGCGCTCTATCCGCACATGACCGTGGCGGAGAACATGGGCTTCGCGCTCAAGCTGGCCGGCGTGGCCAAGGATGGGCAGCGCGCCGCGGTGGATCGCGCCGCCAAGATCCTGCAGATCGAGCACCTGCTCGACCGCAAGCCCAAGGCACTTTCCGGCGGTCAGCGCCAGCGTGTGGCGATCGGTCGCGCGATCGTGCGCAAGCCGGAAGTCTTCCTCTTCGACGAACCGCTCTCCAACCTCGATGCTGCGCTGCGTGTGCAGATGCGTGTCGAACTGGCCAAGCTGCACCGCGAGCTGGGCGCCACGATGGTCTACGTGACGCACGACCAGACCGAGGCGATGACCCTGGCCAACCGTATCGTGGTGCTGTCCGCGGGCCGCATCGAGCAGGTCGGCGCACCGCTGGACCTGTACTCGCGTCCGGCCAACCTCTTCGTGGCCGGATTCATCGGTTCGCCCAAGATGAACTTCGTGAAGGGCCAGCTCGCCGCGGCGGACGAGAAGATCGCCCAGATCCGCCTGAAGGGCGGCGCGGTCGTCAAGGCAGAGGTGGATGCACGCAAGCTCAAGATCAATTCCGAAGTGACCTTCGGCGTCCGTCCGGAGCACATCGACATGGATGTGAAGGCGGGTGACAGCGCGCTGGCGGGCAAGGTGCAGGTTGTCGAGCACCTGGGCGACACGACCTACGTCTATCTGGAAGTGCCCGGTTGCGAAGTGCCCTTCATCGTGCGCGTGCCGGGATCGCGCGACGTGAAGGTGGGCGAGAACATTGTCGTCGGCTTGCCGCAAAACCACGGCTACGCCTTCGACGCGGACGGGCATGCCTGTCCGGTGACCTGGTAATCCGCCAGGCGGTACAAGCGATTGAGACGTGCGTGCGGCCCTCGCGGACTGGACGCACGTCAGGCAAGACCTGCAACAAATCAGGAGCTGGCGAAGACCGGCCCTGGCAAAGACAAAAAGATCTTAGAAAAGATCGACATCTTCTGCGCGTGACGAAGCAAGTGGTCATGGGAACGTGGGATTCCCCGACCTGCAGTCCTTGGGGTGGAACATACAAAGGAGATGAATCATGCAAGTCCGCAGTCAAGTCAAGCTGTTTGCCGCATCGGCGGTGGTCGCGCTGTCGGGGGTGATGAGCGCACCGGTTCACGCTGCCGAGCAAGGCAAGCTGCTTATCTGGATCAACGGTGACAAGTGCTACAACGCTTGGACCAAGGTCGGCGAAGAATTCACCAAGAAGACCGGCGTGGCCGTTGCGGTGGAACATCCGGAAGATGCTCCCGGCAAGTTCCAGCAGGCCGCTGCCGCCGGCAAAGGTCCTGACATCTGGATCTGGGCTCACGACCGTATCGGCGAGTGGATCCAGGGCGGCCTGATCGATCCGATCAGCCCGAGCGGCAAGGTCAAGGGCCAGATCGACGGCCTCGGCTGGGACGCGTTCACCGTGGGCGGCAAGACCTACGGCTACCCGCTCGCCATCGAAGCCATCCACCTGATCTACAACAAGGATCTGGTGAAGACGCCGCCTAAGACCTTCGAAGAAATCATCGCCCTGGACAAGAAGCTTTCCGCCGACGGCAAGAAGGCCATCCTGTGGGACTACACCAACACCTACTTCACCTGGCCGCTGCTGGCTGCGAACGGCGGCTACGCCTTCAAGCTGAAGAACGGCACGTATGACCCGGCCGACACTGGTGTGAACAACAAGGGTGCGCTGCAGGGCGTCGAACTGCTCGACAAGATGATCAAGGACGGCGTGATGCCCAAGGGTGCCTCGTACTCCGATATGGATGCGGGCGTGAACCAGGGCAAGGTCGCCATGATGATCAACGGCCCCTGGGCATGGGACAACCTGAAGAAGTCGAAGATCAACTTCGGCACGGCCCCGATCCCCAAGATCGGCAACAAGGCCGGCGCCCCGTTCGTGGGCGTGCAGGGCGCGATGATCAACAAGGCGAGCCCGAACAAGGACATCGCCAAGGAATTCATCGAGAACTACATGCTCTCGCAGGCAGGCCTGAAGGCGTGTAACGCCGACGTGCCCTTCGTGCCGGCCGACAAGGCCTTCTTCAAGGAACTGTCCGCCGACCCGAACATCAAGGCGGTGATGGAATCGGCCAAGAACGGCGCGCCGATGCCGAACATCCCCGAGATGGGGCGCTTCTGGTCCTCGATGGCGTCTGCCCTGCAGAACATCACCCAGGGTCGCCAGGCTCCGAAGGAAGGCATGGACGCCGCAGCTGCGCGCATCCTGAACAAGTAATCCGCTCCTAGAGCGCAGAGAACTTGGCCGCCGGGGCCGAAGGCCCCGGCGGTTCTTCCAGCCAAACCGTCGGCTTCTTATCTATCCGGGTCCTGTCTTTTTTCTGCGTAGCGTTTGCGCGGAAGGCCCCGTTGCATCATCCGTGGGGGAAGTGTGGTGAACGACCGCCTGACCAAATGGATAGCGCCAGCGCTACTCGCGCTCTTTGCGTTGTCCGGCTTGTACCTCGTATTCCTGCTCTATTCGTCAGGGCAGTCGGTGGTCGCACTCGTGACCCTGGTTCTCATTGCTCTGGCGGTGTACATCTATCTGTCGCCGCGCGCCTATGCGTATCGCTATCTGTTCCCGGGGGTCGCGGGGGCGGGCATCTTCGTCGTGTTCCCGATGGTCTACACGATCGCGATCGGCTTCACGAACTACAGTTCGCGCAATCTGCTGGACTTCGACCGCGCCACCGCGGTCCTGCTCGATGAGTCGATCCAGGCCGAGGGCGAAGCCCTGAATTTCACCGTGCACGGTGGGCCTGGCAGCTATCGCCTGCGACTGCAGAGCGAGGACGAGCAGAAGACCTTCATCGTCGGCCCGCTGGCGCTCAAGCAGCCGGAGTCGCTCAAGGTCAAGGCCGTTCCGGCTGCGGCGACGGACGCTCCTCTGGGCGATCCGCTGATGCTCAAGGATGTGATCGCCCTGCGCGACAAGCTGCGCGATGTAGACGTGCTGCTGCCCGACGGCACCGAACTCGTCATGTCGGGTCTGCGCCAGTACGCGCCGAGCAAGAAGCTCTATGCCAAGGAGGCTGATGGCGCCCTCAAGAATCTGCAGACGGGTGAGTTGATCCGGCCCAACTTCAAGACCGGCTTCTACGAGACGGCCAAAGGCGAGGGCATCCAGCCGGGCTTCAAGACCGGCATCGGTTTCGCGCATTTCAAGCGCATCTTCACCGACCGCTCCTTCCAGCAGCCCTTCTTCCGCATTTTCGTGTGGAACGTGATCTTCGCCGCTTGCTCGGTCGGCCTCACCATCTCGTTGGGCATGTTCCTCGCCGTGCTGCTCAACTGGGAGGCGCTGCGCCTGCGCGGCTTCTATCGCACGCTGCTGTTCCTGCCCTATGCGGTGCCGGGCTTCATCTCAATCCTGGTCTTCCGTGGGCTGTTCAACCAGAACTTCGGCGAGATCAACCTGATCCTCGATCAGCTCGTCGGCTTCAAGCCGCAGTGGTTTGCCGATCCGACACTGGCCAAGGTGATGATCCTGATCGTCAATACCTGGCTGGGCTACCCGTACATGATGGTGCTGTGCGAAGGCCTGATCAAATCGATCCCGGGCGATCTCTATGAGGCATCGGCGATGGCGGGTGCGACGCCATGGCAGAACTTTACCCAGATCACGGTTCCCATGATCGCCCGCCCGTTGATGCCGCTGCTGATCGCGAGCTTCGCGTTCAACTTCAACAACTTCGTGCTCATCAGCCTGCTCACGCGCGGCTTGCCGGACTTCCTCGATACGAAGGTGCCGGCGGGTGAGACGGATATTCTTGTGTCATACACGTACCGGATTGCGTTCGGCGACTCGGGCCAGAACTTCGGCCTCGCCGCTGCGATCTCGACGGTGATTTTTGTGCTGGTTGCTGTGCTTTCCATCATCAACCTGCGCCTGACCAAGGTGAATCAACAAGCCGCTCGATAAGCGGATCACCTTGGAAAACAAGAACTTCGCATGCGTGCGGCGTGGTGCCGCGCGCGTGGACGAAGTAGGGGAGGGCCTTAAGGCCCCCCTTATAAAGAGGCTGTTGTACCCATACAGGAGGAGTGAGTAATGAAGACTGGCTACATGCGCGTACGTACCGTCGTTGCGGCCCTGGGCCTGGTGTTTGCAGCGAGCGCTGCACAGGCTGCCGAAGTTGAAGTGCTGCACTGGTGGACGTCGGGCGGCGAGGCCAAATCGGTCGCCGAGCTGAAGAAGATGCTGGAAGCCAAGGGCCACACGTGGAAGGACTTCGCCGTGGCTGGTGGCGCCGGCGAAAACGCCATGACCGTGCTCAAGTCGCGCGTCGTGTCCGGCAACCCGCCGGTGGCGGCCCAGATCAAGGGACCGTCGATCCAGGAGTGGGGCGCGGAAGGCGTGCTCGCCAACATCGACGCAACCGCGAAGGCCGAAGGCTGGGACAAGCTGCTCCCGCCGGTGGTCTCGAACATCATGAAGTACAAGGGCAACTACGTTGCCGCTCCGGTGAACGTGCACCGCGTGAACTGGATGTGGGCCAACCCGGAAGTCTTCAAGAAGGCCGGCGTGTCGGTTCCCAAGACCTGGGATGAGTTCGCCAAGGCCGCGGAAGCCATCCAGAAGGCCGGCTTCATTCCGGTCGCCCACGGTGGCCAGCCCTGGCAGGACTTCACCGTCTTCGAAAGCATCGTGCTCGGCATCGGCGGCCCTGGCTTCTACAAGAAGTCGCTGGTCGACCTGGACCAGGCCTCGCTGAACAGCGCGACCATGGTCAAGGCCTTCGATACCCTGGCGGTGGTCAAGAAGTACATCGACAAGGACAGCCCGAACCGCGACTGGAACCTCGCTACCGCGATGGTCATCAACGGCAAGGCCGCCATGCAGTTCATGGGCGACTGGGCCAAGGGTGAGTTCACCGCCGCTGGCAAGGTCCCGGGCAAGGACTTCATCTGTGCGCCGGCCCCGGGCACCGACAAGGGCTACACCTTCAACGTCGACAGCTTCGTCATGTTCAAGCAGTCCAAGGCCGACGTGGCCAAGGGCCAGGCGGACCTCGCCGCTGCGATCATGAGCCCGGCCTTCCAGGAAGTGTTCAACCTGAACAAGGGCTCGATCCCGGTTCGCCTGGGCATGAAGATGGACAAGTTCGACGACTGCGCCAAGAAGTCGTCGGATGACTTCGTCGCCACCAACAAGTCCGGTGGCCTGGTGCCCTCGATCGCCCACGGCATGGCTGTGCCTTCGGCGACCGCAGGTGCCATGCAGGACGTGGTGACCGAGTTCTTCAACGGTACCGGCATGTCGTCCAAGCAAGCGGCTGAGAAGCTCGCTGCAGCGGCCAAGACCAAGTAATCATCTGGCCATGATGCGGCGCCCGACGGGATGGTCGGGCGCCGTATCTGCTGTAGAGGAGCAACAAGAAATGGCTGGGACAATCCAGTTGAACGAGACCCCCGGTGGCCTTCGGCCGCCCGTGGCGAAAGGGGGCACGGGTCGCCTGTACGACCTGATGGAAGCGTGGCTGCCGAAGATCGTGATCGCGCCCACCTTCGTCGCCTGCGTCGTATTCATCTACGGCTACATCCTGTGGACCGCCGTGCTGTCGCTGACGCCTTCGCGTCTGCTGCCGCTCTACGAGTTCGTGGGCATCGAGCAGTACCAGGCTCTGTTCGGCAACGACCGCTGGTGGCTGGCGCTGAAGAACCTGCTGGTCTTTGGCATCCTGTTCGTGGTCGTCTGCCTGATCGTCGGGTTGCTGCTGGCGGTCCTGCTCGACCAGCGGATCCGGGCAGAAGGCTTCATCCGCTCGATCTACCTCTATCCGATGGCGTTGTCATTCATCGTCACCGGTACGGCATGGAAGTGGATCCTCAATCCGGGCCTCGGCCTGGAGAAGCTGGTGCACGACCTCGGCTGGCAGAGCTTTTCCTTCGACTGGCTGGTGAATCCCGAGCGATCGATCTACACGGTGGTGATCGCCGGCGTGTGGCAGTCCTCGGGCTTCGTGATGGCCTTGTTCCTCGCGGGCCTGCGCGGGATCGACGACTCCATCATCAAGGCCGCACGGGTCGACGGCGCCTCGCTGCCGCGCATCTACTGGCGGATCATCCTGCCCAGCCTGCGGCCGGTGTTTTTCTCCTGCTTCATGATCCTCGCGCACATCGCGATCAAGAGCTTCGACCTCGTGATCGCGCTGACCGGTGGCGGCCCAGGCTTCTCCAGCGACGTGCCGGCGACCTTCATGTACACCTACGCCTTCACCCGCAACCAGATCGGTCTGGGCGCGGCGAGCGCGATGATGATGCTGATGATCGTGGTCGCGGTGGTCGTGCCGATGGTGTGGTCCGAAACGCGGAGGACGAGCCGTGGCTGAGGAACGCATGCTGATGCCGGGCGAATCCCGGCTCTCGATTGGCCGCATCCTGGTGTACGGCGCACTGGCACTGGTGTGTCTTTACTACCTGATGCCGCTGTACGTGATGATCACGACCTCGCTCAAGTCGCTCGACGAGATCCGCGC is a genomic window of Niveibacterium sp. SC-1 containing:
- the edd gene encoding phosphogluconate dehydratase; amino-acid sequence: MSLHPGLLQVTERIRRRSAARRARYLSRLASAPGATRRSELSCTNLAHAFAASPSADRILIKEQRRPNLGIVTAYNDMLSAHQPLRDYPEWIKEAAREAGATAQVAGGVPAMCDGVTQGQPGMELSLFSRDVIAMSTAIALTHNMFDAALYLGVCDKIVPGLMIGALRFGHLPAVFVPAGPMPSGMPNEEKSKVRQRYAAGEIGKDVLLEAESRAYHAAGTCTFYGTANSNQMLMEVMGLHLPGAAFVPPGTPLRHALTLAAGRRAAELALAPEGARGVGHMIDERSIVNALVGLLATGGSTNHTLHLVAIAHAAGIEIDWDDFDDLSRVVPLLARVYPNGSADVNQFHAAGGMAFLIRELRDAGLLHDDVATIAGVGLDAYTKAPALDASGRLVWVDAPGHSLDGDILRPADDPFSADGGLRVLKGRLGRSVIKVSAVKPEHRLVEAPVRVFGDQAEVQAAAKRGELDRDVIVVVRFQGPRANGMPELHKLTPTLANLQDKGFKVALVTDGRMSGASGKVPAAIHVTPEAACDGPIARLRDGDVVRLDAVAGVLDLVGAEDFETRAPAETNLETNEWGLGRELFGVFRRVAAGAEAGGSVFGFED
- a CDS encoding bifunctional 4-hydroxy-2-oxoglutarate aldolase/2-dehydro-3-deoxy-phosphogluconate aldolase, translating into MNLKDVLRIGPVMPVIVIHKLEHAAPLAKALIAGGVRVFEVTLRTPVALDAVRAMREAAPEAIVGVGTVTTARDLEASLAAGAMFAVSPGLTPDLAEAARGPAVPLLPGVMTPSELMHARELGFDALKFFPAREAGGVGMLRAFAGPFPDVLFCPTGGISAETAGSYLALPNVACVGGSWLAPVDLLERGEWETITRLAQEAAGLTAG
- the ugpC gene encoding sn-glycerol-3-phosphate ABC transporter ATP-binding protein UgpC encodes the protein MAGLQLKGVKKSFGEVKTLHGIDLEIKDGEFVVFVGPSGCGKSTLLRTIAGLEDLSDGQISIGGKEVSQEPPSKRGVAMVFQSYALYPHMTVAENMGFALKLAGVAKDGQRAAVDRAAKILQIEHLLDRKPKALSGGQRQRVAIGRAIVRKPEVFLFDEPLSNLDAALRVQMRVELAKLHRELGATMVYVTHDQTEAMTLANRIVVLSAGRIEQVGAPLDLYSRPANLFVAGFIGSPKMNFVKGQLAAADEKIAQIRLKGGAVVKAEVDARKLKINSEVTFGVRPEHIDMDVKAGDSALAGKVQVVEHLGDTTYVYLEVPGCEVPFIVRVPGSRDVKVGENIVVGLPQNHGYAFDADGHACPVTW
- the malE gene encoding maltose/maltodextrin ABC transporter substrate-binding protein MalE, producing MQVRSQVKLFAASAVVALSGVMSAPVHAAEQGKLLIWINGDKCYNAWTKVGEEFTKKTGVAVAVEHPEDAPGKFQQAAAAGKGPDIWIWAHDRIGEWIQGGLIDPISPSGKVKGQIDGLGWDAFTVGGKTYGYPLAIEAIHLIYNKDLVKTPPKTFEEIIALDKKLSADGKKAILWDYTNTYFTWPLLAANGGYAFKLKNGTYDPADTGVNNKGALQGVELLDKMIKDGVMPKGASYSDMDAGVNQGKVAMMINGPWAWDNLKKSKINFGTAPIPKIGNKAGAPFVGVQGAMINKASPNKDIAKEFIENYMLSQAGLKACNADVPFVPADKAFFKELSADPNIKAVMESAKNGAPMPNIPEMGRFWSSMASALQNITQGRQAPKEGMDAAAARILNK
- the malF gene encoding maltose ABC transporter permease MalF translates to MNDRLTKWIAPALLALFALSGLYLVFLLYSSGQSVVALVTLVLIALAVYIYLSPRAYAYRYLFPGVAGAGIFVVFPMVYTIAIGFTNYSSRNLLDFDRATAVLLDESIQAEGEALNFTVHGGPGSYRLRLQSEDEQKTFIVGPLALKQPESLKVKAVPAAATDAPLGDPLMLKDVIALRDKLRDVDVLLPDGTELVMSGLRQYAPSKKLYAKEADGALKNLQTGELIRPNFKTGFYETAKGEGIQPGFKTGIGFAHFKRIFTDRSFQQPFFRIFVWNVIFAACSVGLTISLGMFLAVLLNWEALRLRGFYRTLLFLPYAVPGFISILVFRGLFNQNFGEINLILDQLVGFKPQWFADPTLAKVMILIVNTWLGYPYMMVLCEGLIKSIPGDLYEASAMAGATPWQNFTQITVPMIARPLMPLLIASFAFNFNNFVLISLLTRGLPDFLDTKVPAGETDILVSYTYRIAFGDSGQNFGLAAAISTVIFVLVAVLSIINLRLTKVNQQAAR
- a CDS encoding ABC transporter substrate-binding protein, whose amino-acid sequence is MKTGYMRVRTVVAALGLVFAASAAQAAEVEVLHWWTSGGEAKSVAELKKMLEAKGHTWKDFAVAGGAGENAMTVLKSRVVSGNPPVAAQIKGPSIQEWGAEGVLANIDATAKAEGWDKLLPPVVSNIMKYKGNYVAAPVNVHRVNWMWANPEVFKKAGVSVPKTWDEFAKAAEAIQKAGFIPVAHGGQPWQDFTVFESIVLGIGGPGFYKKSLVDLDQASLNSATMVKAFDTLAVVKKYIDKDSPNRDWNLATAMVINGKAAMQFMGDWAKGEFTAAGKVPGKDFICAPAPGTDKGYTFNVDSFVMFKQSKADVAKGQADLAAAIMSPAFQEVFNLNKGSIPVRLGMKMDKFDDCAKKSSDDFVATNKSGGLVPSIAHGMAVPSATAGAMQDVVTEFFNGTGMSSKQAAEKLAAAAKTK
- a CDS encoding sugar ABC transporter permease, with translation MAGTIQLNETPGGLRPPVAKGGTGRLYDLMEAWLPKIVIAPTFVACVVFIYGYILWTAVLSLTPSRLLPLYEFVGIEQYQALFGNDRWWLALKNLLVFGILFVVVCLIVGLLLAVLLDQRIRAEGFIRSIYLYPMALSFIVTGTAWKWILNPGLGLEKLVHDLGWQSFSFDWLVNPERSIYTVVIAGVWQSSGFVMALFLAGLRGIDDSIIKAARVDGASLPRIYWRIILPSLRPVFFSCFMILAHIAIKSFDLVIALTGGGPGFSSDVPATFMYTYAFTRNQIGLGAASAMMMLMIVVAVVVPMVWSETRRTSRG